DNA sequence from the Verrucomicrobiia bacterium genome:
CGATGCCGGGCACCAGGGGAATCTTCACGCCATGCTTGCGGCCCATGTGCTCCCGGAACTCGTAATAGTCGCTGTTATCAAAGAACAGTTGAGTAATCACGAAGTCCGCGCCGGCATCGATCTTGGTCTTTAAATGGCCCCAATCGATGTGCTTGCCTTCCTTGCACGCGATATGCCCCTCGGGGAAGCCGGCCACCCCAACGCAGAAACCGTCCTGCTCGCGGATAAACCGAACCAGGTCGCTGGAATACTCGAAACCGCCCGGGGTAAGGTTGAACTCGCCTCCGCCAGGCGGGTCGCCGCGTAAAGCGAGCACGTTCCGCACGCCCAGCTCCCTGATTTGACCAAGCAGGGCTCGGATTTCCTCGCGCGTGGCGCAGACGCAGGTCAGGTGCGCCACGGCAGTCAGGCCATGGTGCCGCTGGATGCTATCGACAATCATCAGGGTCTTTGCGCGCGTGCTGCCGCCAGCCCCGTAGGTCACCGAGCAATAGTCCGGTTTAGCTTGCAGCAGAGCCGGGATGGTCTTTTCCAGCAAGGCGCGCTCACCCTCGTCAGTTTTCGGAGGGAAGAACTCGAACGAAATGACAGGCCGGTCGCCGGGGCGCCTGGCAGCATAGATGTCTCGAATCAACTGCATAAAGCCAGCGGATAGTAGTGCGGTCCCAATAGAATAGCCATACACATTTGCGGGCCGCGGGGCCCGAAATTGCGCGCGCCGAAATCCTCTCTCAAAGGTCCTATACCTTAAAATCGTTCACCACGTTCTGCGGCTTGCCTTTCAGAAACGCGGCCACATTCTCAACCGCAACCCGCATCAACCGCGTCCGGGCCGCCCCGGTGGCCCATGCGAAATGCGGTGTGATGAAGCAATTGCGAGCCCTCAAAAGTGGGTTGCTCGCCTCGGGCGGTTCGGTCGAGAGAACGTCCAAGCCCGCGCCGGCTATGCGGCCCGTGTCCAGCGCCTGGGCCAGCGCTGGCTCATCCACAAGGCCGCCGCGGCTGGTATTGAGGAGAAAGGCCGTGGGTTTCATCCACGAGAGGCTCCGGCCATTGATGAGGTGGCGCGTTTGCTCGGTCAGCGGACAATGCAGACTGAGGACATCGCTTTGGCGAAACAGGGTTTCCAGGTCCACAGCCTGCGCGAATGGAGGCAGGGGCCGGGCGGTCGGCACGTAGACCAGCACCTTCATCTCAAATGCGACCGCTCGTTCGGCCACTGCGCGCCCGATACGGCCAAAACCGGCAATGCCCATCGCCAGGCCCGCCAGTTCGATGAGCGGGAAATCCCAGTAACAAAAATCCTGGGCGCGCGTCCAGCCTCCCTCGTGAACGCTTTGAGAATGATGGCCGGCATGGTGGGTCCATTCCAGCAAGAGCGCGAAAACGGCTTGGGCAACTGAGGCCGTGCTGTAAGCCGGGACATTGGTGACCACGATGCGGCGCTGGCGAGCCGCCGCGAGGTCCACAACGTTGGTTCCAGTGGCCAGCACGCCAATGTATTTCAAACCGGGAAGTTGCGCGATAATGCCGGCGGTGAGTGGGACCTTATTGGTGAGGAGGACCTCGGCGCCTGCGGCACGGACCAGGATGTCAGGCGGGGCGGTGCGTTCGTAAACCTCACAAGGCCCGAGCGTCTTGAGTTCATCCCAACTCAGGTCTCCCGGGTTCAGCGTGAATCCATCCAGGACAACTATTCTCATGGAAATACTTTGGTTGAGAACCTCTTGGTTTGGGTTATTGGCTTCTGTGTGAAATCTTCGGCAATCCGTGAGGCAACCCTCTCCACCCAATGCGCTGCTTGCTTTCTGGCCGTCTCAGAAGTAGTCCAATCGGTCAGGCCGTAAGTGCTCGTGAAGAGGCTCAGCCCCGGCCCCGGAATGAGCGTCCCTGCCAGCCCAATACAGGGAATCCTTAGACGGCGGCAGCGTCGGGCGATTGTTCCCACACCTTTCCCCATGGCAGTCGAGTTGTCGATAGCCCCCTCGCCAGTCAGAACCAGGTCGGCCCGGCCCAGGCGCTTTTCCAAACCGGCAAACCGGCTGAACAAGTCGAATCCAGACTCCAATCGTGCCCCGGCAAACGCCGCCAGGCCAAAGCCCAGTCCCCCTGCGGCCCCGGCCCCGGCAATTTGCGTCAAATCTCGGCTCAAATCCCGCCTCACAACGGAGGCCAAACGGCTCAAACAGCCTTCTGCGAGTTCGAACTCCTCTTCCTGCAATCCCTTTTGAGGCCCATAAACCCGCGTGGCGCCTCGAAGACCGAGTAACGGATTGAACACATCCACCGCCACGAGCAGTTCCTTGAACCAGCTCCTCCGGCCTCTCGCGTGAATTTGTTCGAGGCGCGCCAGGCCAGTCCATTGGGTTATCTCTTCATTGGCTCGGTCTAAAAAGGTCCAGCCCAGGGCGCGGGCGAGGCCAAAACCTGCATCATTAGTAGCGCTGCCGCCAATGCCTATCAGGCATTTTGAAGCTCCCTTTCTGGCGCCTGCTTCGATCAACGCTCCCAGGCCAAACGAATCGAGAGCAAAAGGATGAAATCGCCCCCGCGGCAACATTGCCAGACCAACGACTCGCGCCGTCTCGATGACAGCAGTTTTGCTCTCCGGCGCCCAGTGCCATTCTGCCATGCATGGCCGATGCGCCG
Encoded proteins:
- a CDS encoding glycerate kinase produces the protein MTPAAGFWDFRNPMPLRVLIIPDKFKGTLRAETAAAALAKGWGRVRPEDTLDLLPMSDGGEGFGAIAGRLLGAKTQKTKTVDAAHRPCMAEWHWAPESKTAVIETARVVGLAMLPRGRFHPFALDSFGLGALIEAGARKGASKCLIGIGGSATNDAGFGLARALGWTFLDRANEEITQWTGLARLEQIHARGRRSWFKELLVAVDVFNPLLGLRGATRVYGPQKGLQEEEFELAEGCLSRLASVVRRDLSRDLTQIAGAGAAGGLGFGLAAFAGARLESGFDLFSRFAGLEKRLGRADLVLTGEGAIDNSTAMGKGVGTIARRCRRLRIPCIGLAGTLIPGPGLSLFTSTYGLTDWTTSETARKQAAHWVERVASRIAEDFTQKPITQTKRFSTKVFP
- a CDS encoding D-2-hydroxyacid dehydrogenase; this translates as MRIVVLDGFTLNPGDLSWDELKTLGPCEVYERTAPPDILVRAAGAEVLLTNKVPLTAGIIAQLPGLKYIGVLATGTNVVDLAAARQRRIVVTNVPAYSTASVAQAVFALLLEWTHHAGHHSQSVHEGGWTRAQDFCYWDFPLIELAGLAMGIAGFGRIGRAVAERAVAFEMKVLVYVPTARPLPPFAQAVDLETLFRQSDVLSLHCPLTEQTRHLINGRSLSWMKPTAFLLNTSRGGLVDEPALAQALDTGRIAGAGLDVLSTEPPEASNPLLRARNCFITPHFAWATGAARTRLMRVAVENVAAFLKGKPQNVVNDFKV
- the metF gene encoding methylenetetrahydrofolate reductase [NAD(P)H], producing MQLIRDIYAARRPGDRPVISFEFFPPKTDEGERALLEKTIPALLQAKPDYCSVTYGAGGSTRAKTLMIVDSIQRHHGLTAVAHLTCVCATREEIRALLGQIRELGVRNVLALRGDPPGGGEFNLTPGGFEYSSDLVRFIREQDGFCVGVAGFPEGHIACKEGKHIDWGHLKTKIDAGADFVITQLFFDNSDYYEFREHMGRKHGVKIPLVPGIVPILSASQIKRFTAMCGARIPPPLAVKLDLLGDNDQAVAEFGIEYATKQCEDLLRNGAPGIHFYTLNKAPSTVGIVKNLGLA